The Natranaeroarchaeum aerophilus DNA window CGGCTCCGTCGTCGCGATCGGCGGCTACCTGCCAAGCGAGGCGGGCTACGAGGACGAGCGCACGGTCCCCGGCGCGGCAGAGCTCCACCGCATGCGCGTCCATCCTGCCGCGCAGGGACGAGGGTACGCCCATGACCTCCTCACGGCACTCGAATCGCGGATCACGACGGCGGGATTCGACCCGATACTGGCGACGACCGCCCGCCGACAGCAAAAGGCAATCGCGTTCTATCCGAGCGCGGGGTACGAGCAGGTCGGCGAGTCGACGATGGGCGAGTACGAACTCGTCCACTTCGAGAAACGGATGCGGTGAGGGCTCCGGTTCGCGGGCCCCGTCGATCGTCACGAGGTTTTGACAAACGTTGCGCTGCCGTTCTGTCCGACAGTAATGCGGTACCCCTCGTAACTGAAATCGATCTCCATCTGCGCTTCAGGCGAGGGAGGATTCGAAAAGAGATTGACGAGCACACTGTCCACACAGCTCCAGATCGGAGTTAGCTCCGTCTGCTCCGTTCCCTCGACCTCGGCGACGGCTTCGACAACCTGTGTCGCCGGGTTTTCGACGTCGGTGTCGAACTCTCGATGGATGATTTCGCTCTCGGGGTCGTCTTCCATGATAGCTGTTTCCGCGGCGAGACGGATAACAGTGGCCAGAAGGTGATCTATCCGGACGCTACGTGGCAACGAAGTGCTAGCCGATCACTCGCCCGGCCCAACACTTAGCTCAGGTCGAACTTCTCGGCGGCGGTCTGCATATCTTTGTCGCCGCGGCCACAGAGGTTGACGAGGATCGTATCTTGGCGATCCTCCTCGGCGAGTTTGATCGCGAGCGCGATGGCGTGGCTCGGCTCCAGCGCGGGAATGATCCCCTCGCTCTCGCTGAGTTCCCGGAACGCGGCGAGTGCCTCTTCGTCCGAAACAGCGTGGTACTCCGCGCGCCCGAGCGCCTGCAAGGCGGCGTGTTCGGGGCCGACTGCAGGGTAGTCCAGCCCAGCGGAGACCGAGTGATTCTCGGTGTCCTCGTCGATCACCTTCGTCTTCATGCCCTGGAAGATCTCGGGCTCGTCCTTTCTCGTCTTCGAGAGCGGCGCGGAGTGGTGCGCGTCGTCG harbors:
- a CDS encoding GNAT family N-acetyltransferase, with product MSGLQCRPFEPQDATAVRRVDELALAETETDPDDIPGSGDLADVAASYLDRGGEFLVGVLPEPLDSEDSAAITTHDGSVVAIGGYLPSEAGYEDERTVPGAAELHRMRVHPAAQGRGYAHDLLTALESRITTAGFDPILATTARRQQKAIAFYPSAGYEQVGESTMGEYELVHFEKRMR
- a CDS encoding HalOD1 output domain-containing protein — translated: MEDDPESEIIHREFDTDVENPATQVVEAVAEVEGTEQTELTPIWSCVDSVLVNLFSNPPSPEAQMEIDFSYEGYRITVGQNGSATFVKTS